A segment of the Carya illinoinensis cultivar Pawnee chromosome 1, C.illinoinensisPawnee_v1, whole genome shotgun sequence genome:
GAAGTATCACATCTCTAAGAAATTTGAAGTTCTTGCAAACACTAGATTTGTGGTGGACATCTTGGCAATTAGCTAATGTGCCAAATGATGTGTTCAGAAATATGGAGCACTTGCGGCATCTGTATCTACCTCTGTTTTCCGAAGTCAGGGGGAAGTTGCAACTACCTAATGCTAGTAAGCTGCAAACACTTGTGAATATTCCTGTTTTCATTTGTGATGTTAAAGATCCGATGGCTGGATTTGACAAGTTTGGAAACAACTTAATGCCTTCAAATTTCACATTCAATtgtcttcatgttcataagatCCGATGTCCAAATAGTAATTGGGATAAGAGAGTGGATATAACACCAATGGTAACGAGTTGTCCTCACATATATCAGCTACGGCTTTTgtggaaaatagagaaattgccAGAACACGGCAAAATTTCTCCACATCTTGCCCGGTTAATGTTACATGCGACTCATCTTGAAGAAGGCCCAATGCTGATTTTGGAGAAGTTTCCCGACTTAAAGATTCTCCACCTTAGGTCTCATGCCTACACAAGGAAGAAGATTATTTGTTCTGTAAGAGGATTTCCTCAACTTCAATCCCTCGTTCTTGCATATTTACGTAACTTAGAGGAGTGGGAGGTGGAGAAAGGATCCATGCCCAACCTCTGCCATTTGAAGATTGAATATTGCCAGAATCTTAGTATGGTTCCAAATGGACTTCAGTTTGTCAATAACCTACAAAAATTGGAAATTGAAGGCATGTACTCATCATTCATAGCTAGACTTGGCGAAGGAGGACAAGATTTTTACAAAATACGACACGTGCCTTCCCTCGAAGTTAAACCAAGCAGATTTGTATAAGGTaataaatctaaaacaaaagttataataattagaagcATTGCAACATATTATATAGTGAAGACTTCATTTCATgaatttgaaattttcaaaaatctgaTCGGAATGCGCTATTTACTGCTTTAATTACTCTTATTTCAATGTCTCTAGTACATTTTATAAGTACTTGCAAGATTTGAATCAGTTTTCATGGTACTAAAATTAGGGTGtttcatgaattaaaaatttttgggtTTATCATCATGATCGTAAAATTCATTGTGTCCTAAGATTATGATTTGTTACAATGCAAAATTCATTGTGTCCTAAGATTTCCTTGTTTGACTTTCAAATACCTCATTaaagagaaaattaaagaatccttgttgatataatttgatactTATCTATGACcttattgtaaaattttaacGATTCTCGTATATATGATGATAATATCATCCCGTAGATATTGGATTTATGATTTGTGATTAAAGTCAATTTGGATACTTACTAAATGTGTTGTACctaactctttttattttcatcctTCTTTAATCTTAGGATCTTGGAGTTTGGACGATATAACACTAGCAATCTGACATGATAGAACGTGGGtgcatgaaaattaaatatattctaACTTTGAAGTTGTAAATTCTGATATTTCCTATGTAAATTAAATTTCGTTGGAGTTGGGCACTGAATTTACTTCAAATTGTGTCGGAATCAtgagattttattatttgtaaatgaGGAATAAGATAACTTTTTAGTCGAAGTTTTACTTTTGAGTGACTCAAATTCCGTAATCTTTCTAAGGCagtttggatattaagaataTTTCATGTAATTTTAGAAtactttattactatttattattttattattattttttacttattttttattactattaattattatttaatattttattattactttttcactactattcacaactcttctCAACACATCTTACTACATCTTCTCAACATTTCTTAGTACCCAAACttatctaaaatttttttaagatttttttttaattttaatttcaactagaaaaataaaaatcttttctttcaaagatAGGCATCTGGCCGTGGTTGGTTAGTTGAAATTTCAGTGGCGATGAACAATTACGGCTTTTTGTTAAGGAATTGTTAAAGCATTTTTATTGTATAAATAATAGGGATTTGAAAGTCTAGTAATTATCCAAACAAATTTCATCTTTCGTTTGCATATGTATTTCATTTTCAGCCGACATTAAGTGTTATAAATCCGGTATTTGGTTTGAACCGATGAACCCAATTTTAGTCGGGTGGGCTCATGTTGGGCCTTTCAGATTCATTGGGCCAGACATTTTTTTTCCCTAGCAATACTCAATCCTAGGAATTCTATATATGAATTAAGTATAGCCTTGGATGAAAACACAATGGTGTATAATGGCTTTCGTTATCGTGGAATatcaatcaataaaaaataagggGGTGGGGGCAGACACAACTCAAGAGTGCTTTTGGTACTGGAATTCATTCGACCTCAATCTAGTTTCATTTATCTATGCTGATACAATTATACAAATATTCCATCAAATTGTGATCTGTTCACTGAGATTACAAGAAAGGAAATTAGAGTGGCCTATTCTGAAATTTTGTAACCAAGAATGAGACAACTACTCTTCCGTACATGGAGAAGCATTCCAAATACTTGCCTCTGCTGCCATTGATTTACTTCTCCTATTACCATCTGGTGTACGCCATATTGCATATGCTATGTGTATTTGTGCCCGTATGCATGCACACATTTAGTGtttcattacattttttttttttttttgatgggtaaaagtaaattttattgatataaaaggCATTGCCCAAGTACACTATGTTTCATTACTTGAGCTACTTATggtaatattacaaaaattgtagtAAACTTAAGGCATCACATTACAAAGTTATGTCCATCTAATATTTAGAGAACTCAGCAAACTTTTTCTCGGTATTTTGACTAAGATTGAGCGAAGTTTGGTTTTCATGAGTTTATCTAAGGAATTCCTCCTCATCCCTAAGCGAAAAACGAACCACATGTACAAAAAAATCCAGGCAAACCCAGCAGCTCCCAGAACAACAACTATCCGAACCCACAAAGTGGAAATAAATGCTTTTAGAACATAAGCATTCCACGACCATGACCACAGAATACAGAAGATGGATCCCAAGACAGCACCCACAACAACTTGGCTTACAGTATGAAATTGTTGGGAGACCCGTAGCCATGACTGCAAACACCAAGGAGAAAGATAACAATAAGCATTATTTTTATATCCATGCAACAGACAGGTCACTTATCCTACAGTAGCTACACTACTTATAAGAAATTCAGTTcctttttctcatttattttgttGATTTCCAATCCTTACGGGATTTATAAGTAATGGCAAAAATTTAgtctctactttcttttttcctcagaGTTTCTACTTAATTGTGAGCTCCGCCccgtcacacacacacacacacacacacacacacacacacatatatattatctattttgatGGGTAGAATTGAATGAATCAGCTATTTGTCAGTTTTTGGTAGCTAGAGGATACAATGTGTCCGTCGTGGTAGTTTAGGGTGCAAAGTGCAGAACCCTAGTT
Coding sequences within it:
- the LOC122308382 gene encoding probable disease resistance RPP8-like protein 2 produces the protein MTTDLDDGDYRSEMVSPPEIKSLINLRFLSLRSTGVRSITSLRNLKFLQTLDLWWTSWQLANVPNDVFRNMEHLRHLYLPLFSEVRGKLQLPNASKLQTLVNIPVFICDVKDPMAGFDKFGNNLMPSNFTFNCLHVHKIRCPNSNWDKRVDITPMVTSCPHIYQLRLLWKIEKLPEHGKISPHLARLMLHATHLEEGPMLILEKFPDLKILHLRSHAYTRKKIICSVRGFPQLQSLVLAYLRNLEEWEVEKGSMPNLCHLKIEYCQNLSMVPNGLQFVNNLQKLEIEGMYSSFIARLGEGGQDFYKIRHVPSLEVKPSRFV